Proteins co-encoded in one Corylus avellana chromosome ca9, CavTom2PMs-1.0 genomic window:
- the LOC132162652 gene encoding multiple C2 domain and transmembrane region protein 16 encodes MQMASTVRKLKVEVVEARNLVPKDGHGTSSPYVQLDFYGQRKKTRTSERNLNPTWNEVLEFNVGKPSQVFGDMLEVDVYHDKSCGPTTRNNFLGRIRLNSTQFVSKGEEALIYFPLEKKNLFSWIQGDLGLRIYYVDEVVPPPSPPPPPIEEVKPEAPPPAEPAPPPEDQPKPPDEAGKQADPAPPANADKPNEEPPADQAQAQAAAIAQPEAAPAVENAAPDAEKPTEEPQSEPPVVPPTEESKDQVDPPPATEPVQLGPEIEMMAASVTQSVPEVKFARSNGPQPIKTPFAQQSFTTLDPTQSMTIEPSSFDLVDKMHYLFVRVVKARLLPTNGNPVVKIAASGYDVISKPARKTNLFEWGQTFAFLRQSQDHSSSSILEVSVWDTPSSQDRDFLGGICFDVSDIPLRDPPDSPLAPQWYRLEEGGPHGGDLMLATWVGTQADEAFPDAWKTDTAGNVNSRAKVYQSPKLWYLRATVVEAQDILPLTALNEDASFQVRAQLGFQVLKTKLSVSRNGTSSWNEDLMFVAAEPMSDHLIFTVESRQPKALVTIGMASIPLTAIERRVDDRKVASRWFSLEDPNGEKRDYKGRVQLRLCFDGGYHVMDEAAHVCSDFRPTARQLWKPQIGNVVLGVIGCKNLMPMKTINGKGSTDAYCVAKYGSKWVRTRTVCDSLDPKWNEQYTWRVYDPCTVLTVGVFDSWGVFETDGSKEATRPDFRIGKVRVRISTLQTGRVYRNMYPLYVLSNSGKKKMGEVEIAIKFIREAPTLDILHVYSQPLLPLMHHIKPLGMVQQEMLRNTAVKIVSVHLSRSEPPIRREVVLYMLDADSQAFSMRKVRVNWFRVINVIAGLIDIARWMHDTRLWKNPTATILVHALLVMLVWFPDLIVPTLAFYVFVIGVWNYRFRSRDPLPHFDPKISLVDTVDRDELDEEFDGLPSNRPDKMVRARYDKLRMIGARVQTSLGDFATQGERLQALVTWRDPRASGVFVGLCFVVAMILYMVPSKMVAMALGFYYLRHPIFRDRMPSPALNFFRRLPSLSDRIM; translated from the coding sequence ATGCAAATGGCATCCACGGTTCGGAAACTGAAAGTAGAGGTGGTTGAGGCGCGCAATCTGGTTCCCAAGGACGGGCACGGCACGTCCAGCCCGTACGTCCAGCTGGACTTCTACGGCCAGCGGAAGAAGACAAGAACATCAGAACGCAATCTCAACCCGACATGGAACGAGGTGCTGGAGTTCAACGTTGGGAAGCCGTCGCAGGTGTTCGGCGACATGCTTGAGGTCGACGTTTACCACGACAAGAGCTGCGGGCCGACGACGAGGAACAACTTTCTGGGTCGGATAAGGTTGAACTCCACGCAGTTCGTCAGTAAAGGCGAGGAGGCCCTCATTTATTTCCCTTTGGAGAAGAAGAACTTATTCAGTTGGATTCAAGGTGATCTTGGGCTCAGGATCTATTACGTCGACGAGGTGGTCCCGCCACCATCTCCGCCGCCTCCGCCGATTGAAGAAGTTAAGCCTGAGGCGCCTCCGCCGGCTGAACCGGCGCCTCCACCGGAAGATCAGCCTAAGCCGCCAGATGAAGCTGGGAAGCAAGCAGATCCGGCGCCACCCGCTAACGCTGACAAGCCTAATGAAGAGCCACCAGCTGAtcaagctcaagctcaagctGCAGCAATTGCTCAGCCAGAAGCCGCGCCGGCAGTGGAAAATGCGGCTCCTGATGCTGAGAAGCCAACAGAAGAGCCCCAGTCTGAGCCTCCAGTAGTACCGCCAACAGAAGAGAGTAAAGATCAGGTGGACCCACCGCCTGCTACAGAGCCTGTGCAACTTGGTCCTGAGATCGAGATGATGGCTGCGTCTGTAACTCAATCTGTGCCAGAAGTCAAATTCGCAAGAAGTAACGGTCCGCAGCCGATCAAAACGCCATTCGCGCAGCAGAGCTTCACTACTTTGGACCCCACCCAAAGTATGACGATCGAGCCGTCCTCATTCGATCTCGTCGATAAGATGCACTATTTGTTCGTTCGAGTGGTGAAAGCGAGGTTGCTTCCCACCAATGGCAATCCGGTTGTAAAAATCGCGGCTTCAGGCTACGACGTCATATCCAAACCCGCCCGCAAAACCAATTTGTTCGAGTGGGGCCAGACATTCGCCTTCCTCCGCCAGTCTCAAGATCATTCTTCTTCGTCCATCTTGGAAGTCTCGGTTTGGGATACGCCATCATCACAGGACCGAGATTTCTTGGGCGGAATTTGCTTTGATGTATCGGACATCCCGCTGCGGGACCCACCGGACAGCCCGCTGGCACCACAATGGTATCGGCTGGAGGAAGGCGGGCCCCACGGTGGGGACCTTATGCTTGCCACGTGGGTGGGCACGCAGGCTGACGAGGCGTTCCCAGACGCGTGGAAGACGGATACCGCCGGTAACGTTAATTCACGGGCCAAAGTTTACCAATCACCAAAACTGTGGTACCTTAGAGCCACTGTTGTCGAAGCCCAAGACATTCTCCCACTAACGGCGTTAAACGAAGATGCCTCGTTCCAAGTTAGAGCCCAGCTGGGATTCCAAGTCTTGAAAACCAAATTGTCCGTCTCGCGTAACGGCACCTCGTCATGGAACGAAGACTTGATGTTCGTAGCTGCCGAGCCAATGAGCGACCATCTAATTTTCACCGTCGAAAGCAGGCAACCCAAAGCCCTGGTAACCATAGGGATGGCCAGCATACCACTAACCGCCATCGAAAGGCGCGTGGACGACCGAAAAGTTGCGTCACGTTGGTTCAGCTTGGAGGATCCGAACGGCGAGAAGAGGGATTACAAAGGTAGGGTCCAGCTCCGCTTGTGCTTCGACGGCGGGTATCACGTGATGGACGAGGCCGCGCACGTGTGCAGCGATTTCCGTCCCACCGCCAGGCAGCTATGGAAACCCCAGATCGGTAACGTCGTGCTCGGTGTTATCGGCTGCAAGAATCTGATGCCGATGAAGACGATAAACGGTAAAGGCTCCACCGATGCTTACTGTGTCGCTAAATACGGTTCGAAGTGGGTACGCACACGTACGGTTTGTGATAGTTTGGACCCCAAGTGGAATGAGCAGTACACGTGGAGGGTTTATGACCCATGCACTGTGTTGACAGTTGGAGTATTTGACAGCTGGGGAGTATTCGAAACGGACGGCTCAAAGGAAGCCACGCGTCCCGATTTCCGAATCGGGAAGGTTCGGGTACGCATTTCCACGTTGCAGACGGGCAGGGTTTACAGAAACATGTACCCATTGTATGTGTTATCTAATTcagggaagaagaagatgggtGAGGTAGAAATCGCTATAAAATTTATACGTGAGGCTCCCACGTTAGATATCCTCCACGTGTACTCGCAGCCCTTGCTGCCGTTGATGCACCATATAAAGCCGCTTGGAATGGTCCAGCAAGAGATGTTAAGAAACACGGCCGTGAAGATTGTATCCGTACACCTGTCACGATCCGAACCGCCGATTAGGCGGGAAGTCGTGCTTTACATGCTCGACGCGGACTCGCAAGCATTCAGCATGCGAAAAGTACGGGTAAACTGGTTCAGGGTCATCAACGTGATTGCCGGTCTGATCGATATCGCGCGATGGATGCACGACACGCGTCTATGGAAGAATCCGACGGCTACGATTCTGGTGCACGCGTTGCTTGTCATGCTCGTGTGGTTCCCTGATCTAATTGTCCCCACGTTAGCATTTTACGTGTTCGTGATTGGTGTATGGAATTACAGGTTTCGGTCAAGGGACCCACTCCCTCATTTTGACCCGAAGATCTCGCTGGTTGATACAGTTGACCGTGATGAGCTGGACGAGGAATTCGATGGCCTGCCGAGTAATAGACCAGATAAGATGGTGCGCGCGAGGTATGATAAGCTACGGATGATTGGGGCACGTGTGCAGACATCACTGGGGGATTTTGCGACGCAAGGCGAAAGACTGCAAGCGTTGGTGACGTGGAGGGACCCACGTGCGAGTGGGGTTTTTGTTGGATTGTGTTTTGTGGTGGCGATGATATTGTACATGGTGCCGTCGAAGATGGTGGCGATGGCGCTTGGGTTCTATTATTTGCGCCATCCGATATTCCGAGACCGGATGCCGTCACCGGCGTTGAACTTTTTCCGGAGGCTTCCTTCCCTCTCCGATCGAATTATGTGA
- the LOC132192355 gene encoding uncharacterized protein LOC132192355 yields the protein MARTPISLMGLLLLCFWAAFAEAENLKYKDPKQPLNVRIKDLMRRMTLEEKIGQMVQIDRTVASAEVMKNYFIGSILSGGGSVPAKEASAETWIDMVNDFQKGSLSTRLGIPMIYGIDAVHGNNNVYKATIFPHNIGLGATRDPELVKRIGAATALEARATGIPYVFAPCIAVCRDPRWGRCYESYSEDPKVVQAMTEIVSGLQGELPTHSPKGVPFVAGRNKVAACAKHYVGDGGTTNGINENNTEISRHGLLSIHMPGYYNSIIKGVATIMVSYSSWNGVKMHANHDLVTGFLKNTLRFRGFVISDWEGIDRITSPPHANYSYSIQAGIHAGIDMVMIPFNYTEFIDGLTFQVRNKIIPMTRIDDAVKRILRVKFVMGLFENPLADRSLVNQLGSQEHRELAREAVRRSLVLLKNGQSAEKPLLPLPKKASKILVAGSHADNLGFQCGGWTIEWQGLSGNNLTSGTTILNAIKNTVDSDTKIVYEENPDADYVKTNKFSYAIVVVGELPYAETNGDSLNLTIPEPGPTTIKNVCGAVKCVVVIISGRPVVIQPYISSIDALVAAWLPGTEGQGVADVLFGDYGFSGKLSRTWFKTVDQLPMNVGDPHYDPLFPFGFGITTKPAQAN from the exons ATGGCGAGAACTCCCATCTCCTTGATGGGGCTTCTGCTCTTGTGTTTCTGGGCAGCCTTTGCAGAAGCAGAAAACCTTAAATATAAAGACCCAAAACAGCCATTGAATGTTAGAATTAAGGATTTGATGCGCCGGATGACTTTGGAGGAAAAGATCGGTCAAATGGTGCAGATTGACCGCACTGTTGCATCCGCGGAGGTGATGAAGAACTACTTCATTG GGAGCATATTAAGTGGGGGAGGGAGTGTTCCAGCCAAGGAGGCTTCTGCAGAGACATGGATTGACATGGTGAATGATTTCCAAAAGGGTTCTTTATCCACCCGCCTTGGAATTCCAATGATTTATGGCATTGATGCTGTTCATGGCAACAACAATGTCTACAAGGCAACCATTTTCCCCCACAATATTGGGCTTGGAGCTACCAG AGACCCAGAACTTGTCAAGAGGATTGGAGCTGCAACTGCGCTTGAAGCTAGAGCAACAGGGATTCCATATGTTTTTGCACCTTGTATAGCG GTTTGTCGAGATCCAAGATGGGGAAGATGCTATGAAAGCTACAGCGAAGATCCCAAGGTTGTTCAGGCAATGACTGAGATTGTGTCGGGGCTACAAGGGGAGTTACCCACTCACTCTCCCAAGGGTGTCCCGTTTGTTGCCGGAAG AAACAAGGTTGCAGCTTGTGCCAAGCACTATGTGGGTGACGGAGGAACAACCAACGGCATAAATGAAAACAACACGGAGATAAGCAGACATGGGCTGCTCAGCATACACATGCCAGGCTACTACAACTCCATCATCAAGGGTGTCGCCACCATCATGGTCTCCTACTCCAGCTGGAATGGGGTCAAGATGCATGCCAACCATGATCTTGTTACCGGCTTCCTCAAGAACACTCTTCGTTTCAGG GGTTTTGTTATCTCAGATTGGGAGGGTATCGACAGGATCACCTCTCCTCCTCATGCTAACTACTCATATTCTATCCAAGCTGGAATTCATGCCGGCATTGATATG GTCATGATTCCATTCAACTATACAGAATTCATTGATGGTCTAACCTTCCAAGTAAGGAATAAAATCATCCCCATGACCCGAATTGATGATGCAGTGAAGAGAATATTGCGGGTCAAGTTTGTGATGGGTCTGTTTGAGAACCCATTGGCTGATCGGAGCCTGGTCAACCAGCTAGGAAGCCAG GAGCATAGAGAATTGGCTAGGGAAGCTGTTAGGAGATCACTGGTGCTGTTGAAGAATGGCCAATCTGCAGAAAAGCCATTGTTGCCTCTTCCCAAGAAGGCATCCAAAATACTTGTTGCCGGCAGCCATGCTGACAATTTAGGTTTCCAGTGCGGTGGGTGGACAATTGAGTGGCAAGGACTTAGCGGCAACAACCTCACTAGTG GTACCACAATTCTGAATGCCATTAAAAATACCGTTGATTCAGACACCAAAATAGTCTACGAGGAGAACCCAGACGCCGACTATGTCAAGACAAACAAATTCTCCTACGCCATTGTTGTAGTAGGAGAGCTCCCATACGCAGAGACTAATGGAGACAGCCTGAATTTGACAATCCCTGAACCCGGCCCAACCACCATTAAGAATGTCTGTGGAGCTGTGAAATGTGTTGTTGTCATCATCTCCGGCCGTCCTGTCGTGATCCAGCCATATATTTCCTCCATAGATGCCCTGGTTGCCGCCTGGCTGCCGGGAACGGAAGGCCAAGGAGTCGCCGATGTGTTGTTTGGTGACTATGGTTTCAGTGGCAAGCTTTCACGCACGTGGTTCAAGACGGTTGATCAACTTCCAATGAATGTGGGGGATCCACATTATGACCCGCTATTCCCATTCGGGTTTGGCATCACTACAAAACCCGCCCAGGCCAACTAG